A window from Desulfomicrobium escambiense DSM 10707 encodes these proteins:
- a CDS encoding putative glycolipid-binding domain-containing protein has translation MVTDKILWRRLDSAGHDACRLVERGGAWRVEGATAFLHNGVPAFLAYEVECDGEWRTQEGAVRGWMGERALDFRIALAHDGTWTLNGLVVPNLEGCINLDLGFTPATNLLQLRRVALQIGQAADVSVAWLDVAAGTLDRLQQRYERRTAEAYWYEAPRFDYFALLRVNEVGFVEDYPNLWEAEP, from the coding sequence ATGGTAACTGACAAGATCCTCTGGAGGCGCCTGGACTCCGCCGGTCACGACGCCTGCCGTCTGGTTGAGCGAGGCGGCGCCTGGCGCGTGGAGGGTGCCACCGCCTTCCTGCACAACGGTGTCCCTGCTTTTCTGGCCTATGAAGTCGAATGCGATGGTGAGTGGCGAACGCAGGAGGGTGCGGTGCGCGGCTGGATGGGTGAACGTGCGCTCGATTTCCGGATCGCGCTGGCGCACGATGGAACATGGACGCTCAACGGCTTGGTCGTGCCCAACCTGGAAGGGTGCATCAACCTGGATCTCGGGTTCACCCCGGCCACGAACCTGCTTCAACTCCGGCGTGTGGCACTTCAGATCGGCCAGGCCGCGGATGTATCTGTCGCCTGGCTCGACGTAGCTGCCGGCACTCTTGACAGGCTGCAACAGCGTTACGAGCGGCGCACCGCCGAAGCGTACTGGTACGAGGCGCCACGCTTCGACTACTTCGCTCTGCTCCGGGTCAACGAAGTCGGCTTCGTGGAGGATTATCCGAACCTGTGGGAAGCGGAGCCGTAA
- the nspC gene encoding carboxynorspermidine decarboxylase: protein MDGRTAYRFDTHQVATPSFVVDLGLIRRNLDVLAGVKERTGCKILLALKGFAMWSVFPILRQVLDGVCASSPHEARLGREEFGREVHAFAAGYSQADIFDLCTTADHIVFNSFRQLESFRGLIAEEAKRLGREIELGVRINPEHSEGAVPIYDPCSPGSRLGIRRKDFRPDLLEGVTGLHWHNLCEQNADCLERTIAAAEKGFGEFFSRMQYVNFGGGHHITRPDYDVDLLCRLINDFKQRHGVQVYLEPGEAVALNTGYLVSTVLDVTEADMPIVIMDASVPAHMPDVLEMPYRPHIVGSGLPGEKPWTCRLGGLSCLAGDVAGEYSFDRPLAPGDRLVFTDMAHYSMVKTNTFNGIQLPSIAVFEPEDGSMRVVRSFGYEDFKGRLS from the coding sequence ATGGACGGGCGCACCGCGTACCGCTTCGACACGCACCAGGTCGCCACGCCGTCCTTCGTGGTCGACCTGGGGCTCATCCGGCGCAACCTGGACGTGCTGGCCGGGGTCAAGGAACGCACGGGCTGCAAGATCCTGCTGGCGCTCAAGGGCTTCGCCATGTGGAGCGTCTTCCCGATCCTGCGGCAGGTGCTCGACGGCGTCTGCGCCAGTTCGCCGCATGAGGCCAGGCTCGGCCGCGAGGAGTTCGGCCGCGAGGTGCACGCCTTCGCGGCCGGCTACTCCCAGGCCGACATCTTCGACCTGTGCACCACGGCCGACCACATCGTCTTCAACTCCTTTCGCCAGCTGGAATCGTTCCGGGGCCTGATCGCCGAAGAGGCCAAGCGTCTCGGGCGGGAGATCGAACTCGGCGTGCGCATCAACCCCGAGCACTCCGAGGGCGCGGTGCCCATCTACGACCCGTGCTCGCCGGGCTCGCGCCTGGGCATCCGGCGCAAGGACTTCCGCCCCGACCTGCTCGAAGGGGTCACGGGCCTGCACTGGCACAACCTGTGCGAACAGAACGCCGACTGCCTGGAGCGGACCATCGCGGCCGCCGAGAAGGGCTTCGGGGAGTTCTTTTCGCGCATGCAGTACGTCAACTTCGGCGGCGGCCATCACATCACCCGCCCCGACTACGACGTGGACCTGCTGTGCCGGTTGATAAACGACTTCAAGCAGCGCCACGGCGTGCAGGTCTACCTGGAACCCGGCGAGGCAGTGGCCCTGAACACGGGCTATCTGGTCTCGACCGTCCTCGACGTGACCGAGGCCGACATGCCCATCGTCATCATGGACGCCTCGGTCCCGGCGCACATGCCCGACGTGCTGGAGATGCCGTACCGCCCACACATAGTAGGCTCCGGCCTGCCCGGAGAAAAGCCCTGGACCTGCCGCCTGGGCGGCCTGTCCTGCCTGGCCGGCGACGTGGCCGGCGAGTACTCCTTCGACCGGCCCCTGGCCCCCGGCGACCGCCTGGTCTTCACGGACATGGCCCACTACTCCATGGTCAAGACCAACACCTTCAACGGCATCCAGCTGCCAAGCATCGCGGTCTTCGAACCCGAGGACGGTTCCATGCGCGTGGTGCGGAGCTTCGGCTACGAGGATTTCAAGGGTCGGTTGTCCTGA
- a CDS encoding ATP-binding protein codes for MTYQRSLFSDLQRILQSPSPVMHVLVGPRQVGKTTIARQLADSLGFPAIVATADSPTPLDGAWIETQWRRALMRASDGPVLLVLDEVQKVSGWSESVKLLWDGRDIAKDIRVLLLGSSALLMQEGLTESLAGRFLLHRCPHWGFAECREAFGWTLEQWIFFGGYPGAAAFVHDESLWKRYIVDSLIETVLARDVYQMARVGKPALLRHLFALAATLPAQIVSYTKMLGQLQDAGNTTTLAHYLRLLEGAFLLSGLELFSRGTQRKRGSSPKLVLWNNALVNALGLRSFEQAASDPVWWGRLVENAVGAHLCNGLGSMEYGVTYWRDGKYEVDFVVERGQDIWAVEVKSGGTGDAKGLERFRAKYPEAKTLMVGGPGIPLEEFFSVAAGQWVG; via the coding sequence ATGACATATCAACGATCGCTCTTTTCCGACCTGCAACGGATTCTGCAATCGCCGTCGCCGGTCATGCATGTCCTGGTCGGGCCGCGTCAGGTCGGCAAGACCACCATTGCCCGGCAATTGGCCGATAGTCTCGGGTTTCCGGCAATTGTGGCCACGGCCGACAGTCCAACGCCCCTGGACGGCGCTTGGATCGAGACTCAGTGGCGGCGCGCCCTGATGCGGGCCTCGGACGGCCCGGTGCTCTTGGTGCTCGACGAGGTGCAGAAGGTTTCGGGTTGGAGCGAAAGCGTTAAGCTGCTGTGGGATGGCCGGGATATCGCCAAGGATATCCGGGTGCTGCTGCTTGGCTCTTCGGCCCTGCTTATGCAGGAGGGGCTGACGGAAAGCCTGGCCGGACGCTTTCTTTTGCATCGCTGTCCGCATTGGGGCTTTGCCGAATGCCGGGAGGCCTTCGGCTGGACTCTGGAGCAGTGGATTTTTTTCGGGGGCTATCCGGGGGCTGCGGCCTTTGTCCATGATGAAAGCCTGTGGAAGCGCTATATCGTCGATTCACTCATCGAGACCGTCCTGGCCCGTGACGTCTACCAGATGGCCAGGGTCGGCAAGCCCGCGCTGTTGCGCCATCTCTTTGCCCTGGCCGCGACCCTCCCGGCCCAGATCGTCTCCTACACAAAGATGCTGGGCCAGCTTCAGGACGCCGGCAATACCACGACCCTGGCCCACTACCTGCGCCTGCTGGAAGGGGCCTTCCTGCTCAGCGGGCTCGAACTCTTTTCCCGGGGCACGCAGCGCAAGCGCGGCAGCAGCCCCAAGCTGGTGCTCTGGAACAACGCCCTGGTCAACGCCCTGGGCCTGCGCAGCTTCGAGCAGGCCGCCTCGGACCCGGTATGGTGGGGCCGCCTGGTCGAAAACGCCGTAGGCGCGCACCTGTGCAACGGCCTCGGCTCCATGGAGTACGGGGTGACCTACTGGCGCGACGGCAAATACGAGGTCGATTTTGTCGTCGAGCGGGGCCAGGATATCTGGGCCGTGGAGGTGAAGAGCGGCGGGACGGGAGACGCAAAAGGGCTTGAGCGGTTCCGGGCCAAATACCCGGAAGCGAAAACGCTCATGGTCGGCGGGCCGGGGATTCCGCTGGAGGAGTTTTTCAGTGTTGCGGCAGGGCAGTGGGTGGGTTGA
- a CDS encoding saccharopine dehydrogenase family protein, whose amino-acid sequence MSKVLIIGAGGVGHVVAHKCAQAPEVFSEIMLASRTKSKCDAIAASVKERTGRTIQTAALDADNVAETVALIRKFQPKLVLNVALPYQDLALMDACLETGVDYLDTANYEPLDEAKFEYKWQWAYQDRFKEKGLMALLGSGFDPGVTNVYCAYAQKHLFDEIHELDIIDCNAGDHGQPFATNFNPEINIREITQRGRYWERGEWVETDPLSWRMSYDFPEGIGPKDCYLMYHEELESLVQNIRGLKRARFWMTFSQNYLNHLKVLEGIGMTSIEPVDYKGQKIVPLQFLKAVLPEPGSLGPLTKGRTCIGCVMKGVKDGRERKAYIYNICSHEEAYREVGSQAISYTTGVPAMIGAMMMLTGKWRGAGVFNMEQLDPDPFMEKLNIHGLPWVVVDL is encoded by the coding sequence ATGTCCAAAGTGCTCATCATCGGCGCCGGCGGCGTCGGCCATGTGGTGGCCCACAAGTGCGCCCAGGCGCCCGAAGTCTTCAGCGAGATCATGCTGGCCAGCCGGACCAAGTCCAAGTGCGACGCCATCGCCGCGTCGGTGAAGGAGAGGACCGGGCGCACCATCCAGACGGCCGCCCTCGACGCCGACAACGTGGCCGAGACCGTGGCCCTCATCAGGAAGTTCCAGCCCAAGCTGGTCCTGAACGTGGCCCTGCCGTACCAGGACCTGGCCCTCATGGACGCCTGCCTCGAAACCGGCGTGGACTACCTCGACACTGCCAACTACGAGCCCCTCGACGAGGCCAAGTTCGAATACAAGTGGCAGTGGGCCTACCAGGACCGCTTCAAGGAGAAGGGGCTCATGGCCCTTTTGGGCTCGGGCTTCGACCCCGGCGTGACCAACGTCTACTGCGCCTACGCCCAGAAGCACCTCTTCGACGAGATCCACGAGCTCGACATCATCGACTGCAACGCGGGCGACCACGGCCAGCCCTTCGCCACCAATTTCAACCCCGAGATCAACATCCGCGAGATCACCCAGCGCGGCCGCTACTGGGAGCGGGGCGAGTGGGTCGAGACCGACCCCCTGTCCTGGCGCATGAGCTACGACTTCCCCGAGGGCATCGGCCCCAAGGACTGCTACCTCATGTACCACGAGGAGCTCGAATCCCTGGTGCAGAACATCCGGGGCCTCAAGCGCGCCCGCTTCTGGATGACCTTCTCCCAGAACTATCTCAACCACCTGAAGGTGCTTGAAGGCATCGGCATGACCTCCATCGAGCCCGTGGACTACAAGGGCCAGAAGATCGTGCCCCTGCAGTTCCTCAAAGCCGTGCTGCCCGAGCCGGGTTCCCTGGGACCCCTGACCAAGGGCCGGACCTGCATCGGTTGCGTCATGAAGGGCGTCAAGGACGGACGTGAGCGCAAGGCCTACATCTACAACATCTGCAGCCACGAGGAGGCCTACCGCGAGGTCGGCTCCCAGGCCATCTCCTACACCACGGGCGTGCCGGCCATGATCGGCGCCATGATGATGCTGACCGGGAAATGGCGCGGCGCGGGCGTGTTCAACATGGAACAGCTCGATCCGGACCCGTTCATGGAGAAGCTGAACATCCACGGCCTGCCCTGGGTGGTGGTCGACCTGTGA